In a genomic window of Infirmifilum sp. NZ:
- the glpK gene encoding glycerol kinase GlpK translates to MLQRKIVLVVDQGTTGTRVALYDENGNPVPGGWAYREHTQIYPRPGWVEHNPLEIWEKVLVCMKEALDRSKVDPRDIAAIGVTNQRETIVVWDPRTGQPLYNAIVWQDRRTAPITDKLRENYFDVIYGKTGLVPDPYFSGSKIQWLLENVGTLRDKALKGEAVFGTIDSWIIWNLTKGSPNTLTPGRGGAHVTDYSNASRTMLFNIRRLEWDAELLELMGNIPEESLPLPRPSSEKEAYGYTGPELDGIFNGQKVPVTGDAGDQQAALFGQAGFEPGEVKCTYGTGNFILMNTGERVVKSENNLLSTVFYSLEQGRAVYALEGSVFITGAAIQWLRDGLKIIEVSPEVDPLAESADDTGGLYFVPAFTGLGAPYWDPYARGLIIGITRGTTRRHIARAVIESIAYLTRDVVEAMEKDTASRIRSLKADGGASRSDVLLQFQADILGVDVIRPLVRETTSLGAAFLAGLAVGVWGSLEEIRKTWKAERVFKPAMDPEKRERLYRGWKAAVARALNWAREVPWAYGYGT, encoded by the coding sequence ATGCTGCAAAGGAAGATAGTTCTCGTCGTGGACCAGGGCACCACGGGGACGCGCGTGGCTTTATACGATGAGAACGGAAACCCTGTCCCGGGAGGCTGGGCCTACCGCGAGCACACACAGATATACCCCCGGCCGGGTTGGGTTGAGCACAACCCCTTGGAGATATGGGAGAAGGTTCTAGTCTGCATGAAGGAGGCCCTCGACCGCTCTAAAGTTGATCCACGAGATATCGCTGCTATAGGTGTAACAAACCAGCGCGAGACTATAGTGGTGTGGGACCCGAGGACCGGCCAGCCCCTCTACAACGCTATAGTTTGGCAAGACCGTCGAACAGCCCCCATAACCGACAAGCTCAGGGAAAACTACTTCGACGTGATCTACGGGAAGACGGGCCTTGTCCCCGACCCCTACTTCTCGGGAAGCAAGATCCAGTGGCTTCTCGAGAACGTGGGCACGCTCAGGGATAAAGCCCTGAAGGGTGAGGCGGTCTTCGGAACGATAGACAGCTGGATCATCTGGAACCTTACCAAGGGCTCTCCAAACACGCTTACGCCTGGGAGAGGCGGAGCTCACGTGACAGACTACTCGAACGCCTCTAGAACGATGCTCTTCAACATACGGCGCCTCGAGTGGGACGCGGAGCTTCTCGAGCTCATGGGGAACATACCTGAGGAGAGCTTACCGCTTCCGCGCCCCTCCAGCGAGAAAGAGGCGTATGGCTACACGGGTCCCGAGCTGGACGGCATCTTCAACGGCCAAAAGGTGCCTGTTACCGGCGACGCCGGGGACCAGCAGGCAGCCCTGTTTGGGCAGGCGGGCTTTGAGCCGGGGGAGGTGAAGTGCACCTACGGGACCGGTAACTTCATACTCATGAACACGGGGGAGAGAGTGGTCAAATCCGAGAACAACCTCCTCAGCACGGTATTCTACAGCCTCGAGCAGGGCAGAGCTGTCTACGCGCTGGAGGGAAGCGTTTTCATAACAGGCGCCGCTATTCAATGGCTCCGCGACGGCCTGAAGATCATAGAGGTTTCCCCCGAGGTGGATCCGCTAGCCGAGTCGGCTGACGATACAGGCGGTTTGTACTTCGTCCCCGCTTTCACGGGTCTCGGGGCCCCCTACTGGGACCCTTACGCGAGGGGGCTGATCATAGGGATCACCAGGGGGACTACCAGGCGCCACATTGCACGCGCGGTGATAGAGAGCATAGCATACCTGACCCGCGACGTCGTGGAGGCTATGGAGAAGGACACCGCCTCCCGGATCAGGTCGCTTAAAGCTGACGGTGGGGCTTCGAGGAGCGACGTTCTCCTTCAGTTCCAGGCGGACATACTGGGCGTGGATGTCATCAGGCCGCTGGTGCGCGAGACCACCTCCCTTGGGGCAGCATTCCTAGCCGGTCTCGCCGTCGGCGTTTGGGGGAGCTTAGAGGAAATCAGGAAAACGTGGAAAGCGGAAAGGGTCTTCAAGCCAGCGATGGATCCTGAGAAGCGTGAGAGACTCTACAGAGGCTGGAAGGCGGCCGTCGCGAGGGCTCTCAACTGGGCTAGGGAAGTGCCCTGGGCGTACGGTTACGGTACGTAA
- a CDS encoding FAD-dependent oxidoreductase, with the protein MTKSVLVIGGGVTGVAIAYDLASRGLSVTLVERGSLGAGTSGRTHGLLHSGCRYIADAEVARECYSENVTLRRIAPFLFEKNGGLFVAVTEDDLRYKDFFLKQCERAGIPVEEVPREEALRLEPNLNPDLKAAVKVPDGTFDPLKVILSFAASAKLSGAVIKPFNEVVGFKVEGGRVTSVKVLDKTVPREYEVKPDFVVNATGAWADKVARLAGLRVPVKPSPGVMVALDGRIGNMVFNRLNKPGDGDIIVHHRGTSVVGTTSWVVEDPDSVKPPREHVELMVKRGSELAPIVSRLKIKAVYVSSRPLIGEGAASTGREVSRSFAVIDHSRDGAENFVSIIGGKFTTARLMAEKLGDFVAERLGAAKESQTASRPLAPYWLFFEG; encoded by the coding sequence TTGACCAAAAGCGTCCTGGTTATTGGCGGCGGAGTGACTGGGGTAGCTATAGCCTACGACCTCGCGTCACGAGGCCTAAGCGTCACCTTGGTTGAGAGAGGCTCGCTTGGCGCAGGCACTAGCGGTAGAACCCACGGCCTCCTGCACAGCGGGTGCAGGTACATAGCCGATGCTGAGGTTGCCCGGGAGTGCTACAGCGAGAACGTGACTTTAAGGAGGATAGCTCCTTTCCTGTTCGAGAAGAACGGCGGCCTCTTCGTCGCGGTCACCGAGGATGACCTAAGGTACAAGGACTTCTTCCTGAAGCAGTGCGAGAGAGCCGGGATACCCGTCGAGGAAGTCCCGAGGGAGGAGGCTCTCAGGCTTGAGCCAAACCTTAACCCGGACCTCAAAGCCGCGGTGAAGGTCCCCGACGGGACCTTCGACCCCCTCAAAGTGATCCTCAGCTTTGCAGCCTCGGCCAAGCTCAGCGGTGCGGTCATAAAGCCTTTCAACGAGGTGGTCGGCTTCAAGGTTGAGGGGGGCAGAGTTACCAGCGTGAAAGTGCTCGACAAGACGGTCCCTCGGGAGTACGAGGTTAAGCCTGACTTCGTAGTCAACGCAACGGGGGCTTGGGCTGACAAGGTGGCTCGGCTCGCAGGCCTTCGCGTCCCCGTCAAGCCCAGCCCCGGAGTGATGGTCGCCCTCGACGGCAGGATTGGTAACATGGTCTTCAACAGGCTGAACAAGCCGGGCGACGGCGACATCATAGTCCACCACCGGGGGACGAGCGTGGTGGGGACCACTTCTTGGGTTGTGGAGGACCCGGACTCTGTTAAACCTCCTAGGGAGCACGTAGAGCTCATGGTGAAGAGGGGGTCGGAGCTGGCACCCATTGTTTCGAGGCTGAAGATCAAGGCCGTTTACGTCTCTTCGAGGCCTCTCATCGGGGAAGGGGCTGCTAGCACTGGGAGGGAAGTCAGCAGGAGCTTTGCTGTGATCGACCACTCCCGGGACGGTGCGGAGAACTTCGTGAGCATAATCGGCGGGAAGTTCACAACGGCGAGGCTTATGGCAGAGAAGCTGGGCGACTTTGTAGCCGAGAGGCTGGGCGCAGCGAAGGAGTCGCAGACAGCTAGCAGGCCCCTTGCCCCCTACTGGCTGTTTTTCGAGGGGTGA
- a CDS encoding succinate dehydrogenase/fumarate reductase iron-sulfur subunit, producing MRFRVVIKRVKAGGEPRFDAFDVEADPSESVLDVVERISLEKDRTLAFEHACHHGVCGACGMVINGVERLACITRIGEVAKGGVVVLEPLRGFKVISDLAVDKSRMFGKYKLVTPSTLEIVDGGLQEVQLEKLYDCIECGICYSACPIANTFPEYLGPSLLALISKSGDGKVPAVVDSRAGVWACHAAFECSVRCPVGFKPGESIMRLRRRLLKGELRVEG from the coding sequence ATGAGGTTCCGAGTTGTGATCAAGAGGGTTAAGGCTGGGGGTGAGCCGAGGTTCGACGCCTTCGACGTTGAAGCCGACCCGTCTGAGAGCGTACTGGACGTTGTTGAGAGGATAAGCCTTGAGAAGGATAGGACTCTGGCGTTTGAGCACGCCTGCCACCACGGGGTCTGTGGCGCGTGCGGTATGGTGATTAACGGGGTCGAGAGGCTTGCGTGCATCACGCGCATAGGGGAAGTCGCTAAGGGAGGTGTAGTGGTCCTTGAGCCTCTCAGGGGTTTCAAGGTGATCAGCGACCTGGCAGTAGACAAGTCCAGGATGTTTGGAAAGTACAAGCTCGTTACTCCCTCGACGCTTGAGATAGTCGACGGTGGGCTTCAAGAGGTTCAGCTTGAGAAGCTCTACGACTGCATCGAGTGCGGGATATGCTACTCTGCCTGCCCGATCGCCAACACCTTCCCCGAGTACCTTGGCCCCTCGCTGCTCGCCCTGATCTCTAAAAGCGGCGACGGCAAAGTTCCAGCGGTTGTGGACTCTCGGGCTGGGGTGTGGGCTTGCCACGCGGCTTTTGAGTGTAGCGTCAGGTGTCCGGTTGGCTTTAAACCCGGTGAATCTATTATGCGCCTCCGCCGCAGGCTCCTGAAGGGGGAATTACGGGTTGAGGGGTGA
- a CDS encoding Sip1-related alpha-galactosidase, translating to MSPQFKLSVARLEVSTGGFLKEATPAEAYLTEREREVRVREGGVLAARLLLLKGSGVTTPEGVAAVADVKLPRFRRALVFHHTYDSPGYMGGTNEPYDYPQAQEVGEFMASPWTFPWHTEKLSGMPRSLKINQLMLEVEEGFVFVLCVPADGFAPYFTEPAEGVLRLVVTSRARREWMEAPLLAYALSEDPYSAVEAVYKAVASHLGRTCSLRSSKPFSEPLRFLGWCTWNAFWRDVNQEKLVEGAREIMAKAPVRMVLLDDGWMEEKDGMLRSFDEDREKFPDGLAYAVSRLRQSGARSVGIWLTLNGYWNGIHPESHLAHSFREELEEVGGLLVPKPESSFRFYSEWFRLIKSKGFDFIKVDNQYAVSTVYSEKYPVGDASRMLHEAIEAAAALHGLDVLNCMSLNPEHFFNWFRSNVTRASIDYSVPHSSSRSKLHLYFNAYNSIWLSQLAWPDWDMFQSYDPLALPHAVARAISGGPIYVTDEPGKTRAEVLKPLVFDSGEIPSLDGPALPTRDTVMLDPYNEKVALKLANSITVPGLGVYHLLAAFNIYKGDEEVSYTFKPKELGAREGKVVVYEYFSNQAVKVGVEEDVAGKLEPGGVRLYVISPVRDGLSVIGTRQLYVSPAVIARVDRGEGELTVYLKERKPVLLYLEESLAVDGAQIEPGLREVIPRSAALRIRLRR from the coding sequence TTGAGCCCACAGTTTAAACTCTCGGTCGCCAGGCTCGAGGTCTCTACGGGAGGCTTTCTGAAGGAAGCCACCCCCGCGGAGGCCTACCTTACGGAGCGTGAGCGAGAAGTAAGGGTTAGAGAGGGGGGTGTTCTCGCCGCCCGTCTCCTCCTTCTCAAAGGTAGCGGCGTTACGACGCCTGAAGGCGTGGCGGCCGTAGCCGACGTGAAGCTCCCACGTTTCCGCCGCGCCCTGGTCTTCCACCACACGTACGACTCGCCTGGGTACATGGGCGGAACCAACGAGCCTTACGACTACCCGCAAGCCCAAGAGGTTGGAGAGTTCATGGCTAGCCCGTGGACGTTTCCATGGCACACCGAGAAGCTGAGCGGGATGCCCAGGTCGCTGAAGATAAACCAGCTCATGCTCGAGGTCGAAGAAGGCTTCGTCTTCGTCCTATGTGTCCCCGCAGACGGGTTTGCACCGTACTTCACTGAGCCGGCGGAGGGAGTGCTGAGGCTCGTCGTGACTTCGAGAGCTAGGCGCGAGTGGATGGAAGCCCCTCTCCTAGCGTATGCGCTCTCAGAAGACCCCTACAGCGCTGTAGAGGCGGTGTACAAGGCCGTGGCTTCACACCTGGGCAGGACGTGCTCCCTCAGGAGCAGTAAGCCCTTCTCGGAACCCCTGCGCTTCTTGGGATGGTGCACCTGGAACGCGTTCTGGCGCGACGTGAACCAGGAGAAGCTCGTGGAGGGTGCTCGTGAGATCATGGCGAAGGCGCCTGTGCGGATGGTTCTACTAGACGACGGCTGGATGGAGGAGAAGGACGGGATGCTCAGGAGCTTCGATGAAGACAGGGAGAAGTTCCCAGACGGTCTCGCTTATGCTGTATCCCGTTTAAGGCAAAGCGGCGCCAGAAGCGTGGGCATCTGGTTGACGCTAAACGGCTACTGGAACGGTATACACCCCGAAAGCCACCTTGCCCACTCCTTCAGAGAGGAGCTGGAGGAAGTTGGGGGTTTACTCGTGCCTAAGCCGGAGTCCTCGTTCCGCTTTTACTCGGAGTGGTTTAGGCTCATCAAATCGAAGGGGTTCGACTTCATCAAGGTCGACAACCAGTACGCTGTCTCCACAGTTTACTCCGAGAAGTACCCCGTCGGCGACGCGTCTCGTATGCTACACGAGGCCATCGAAGCCGCAGCCGCCCTGCACGGGTTGGACGTGCTGAACTGCATGTCGCTCAACCCAGAGCACTTCTTCAACTGGTTCAGGTCGAATGTGACGAGAGCGTCTATCGACTACAGCGTGCCCCACAGCTCGTCCAGGTCTAAGCTGCACCTCTACTTCAACGCCTACAACTCGATCTGGCTCTCCCAGCTCGCGTGGCCCGACTGGGACATGTTCCAGTCCTATGACCCTCTGGCCCTCCCCCACGCGGTGGCGAGGGCGATCAGCGGCGGGCCTATCTACGTTACAGACGAGCCCGGTAAAACCCGAGCCGAGGTGCTGAAACCCCTCGTGTTTGACAGCGGGGAGATACCCAGCCTGGACGGCCCCGCTCTGCCGACGCGCGATACTGTCATGCTGGATCCCTACAACGAGAAGGTGGCTCTTAAGCTTGCAAACAGCATCACGGTGCCGGGCCTGGGCGTCTACCACCTGCTGGCAGCTTTCAACATATACAAGGGCGACGAGGAGGTTTCATACACGTTTAAGCCCAAGGAGCTGGGGGCTCGGGAAGGAAAGGTTGTTGTCTACGAGTACTTCAGCAACCAAGCGGTGAAGGTGGGCGTCGAGGAAGATGTCGCTGGGAAGCTCGAGCCAGGCGGCGTGCGTCTCTACGTGATCTCGCCTGTAAGGGACGGTTTAAGCGTCATAGGCACTAGGCAGCTCTACGTGTCTCCCGCAGTGATAGCCCGCGTTGATAGAGGTGAGGGAGAGCTCACTGTCTACCTAAAGGAGAGAAAGCCTGTTCTGCTTTACCTGGAAGAGAGCCTCGCCGTGGACGGCGCGCAGATAGAGCCAGGTTTACGGGAAGTGATCCCCCGTAGCGCAGCTCTAAGGATAAGGCTTCGCCGCTAG